ttcctgtccaatcaaatcgcacatagaaagacatgggtgctttataaatgcattaaactatctggaagcattaaaagtgtccaggaACATGTTTAAAATCTTTACACCCAATGACCCAGAGATTGCACGTCACTGATGATTGATATTTACTGTATTATGACTAAAATAGGCGTGTCACGGTGGCgctgtgggtagcacgattgccttacagaaagaaggtcagttgttcgagcctcagctgggtcagtaggcatttctgtgtggagtttgcttgttctccccgtgttggtgtgggtttcctccgggtgcttcggtttcccccacagtccaaagacatgtgctataagtaaattgaatgaagtgctgtagtgtatgtgtgtgagagtgtgtatgggtgtttcccagtgttgggttgcagctggaagggcatccgctgcgcaaaacatatgcttgcTAAGTTGgctgtggtgatccctgtttaataaaagggactaagccaaaaagaaaatgaatgaacgaatatatGTATGCATCAGTTGTTTACAGAGTAATACTCACTATTCTTGAGTACTTTTCAAAGGGCTACTTTCTACTCATACTTAGCGTAACgatacaacagatacttttactttgcttgcgctacatttttgggcaaTTGTACCTTTACTTGCATATGATATTtcaatactctttccaccactggttttTGTGTTGCAGGATACACTCAACAAGATGCCGATGAAATATTCCACATGATCCTCAATCTCAGTCTGAAGCAGATGCCTGATCATGAGCTGGTGGGTTTGCTTTTAAAGGCCACTTGAAATCCAAATATactgtgtttattttgctagctcacacttttaaggtgaataattaatccctgcaggttaatccactgaaaaaaaattggttgttttCATAATCTTCAATAAAAATCTGATCTTTTGCTTCTGCTTTTGAAGTGGCGTTCCTTCTGTTGACGTTGGATCACTTTACTGATCCTTTTTTTACTGCGCAATCAAAACTTTTGGACTgaataataaattatgaaattaacAGTACATTACATGTTtgaatttaaactattatgtttaaacaaACTTAATTATTGCTAACTTCAGACTTTAAATAAAGTCTTCAGATGATTCTAGTTTTAATTATGGCTGAATGGATTTTTCGGTTCATAAACGGTTGTTAAagcataaatgaaataaaataaaacgtaaaTTTGTGGGTATTACATGTAAATCATGGTGATGTACAAAATGTGATTGTCCATggtaatgtcatgttttttccaCTCCTCCAGGCTCAGGAAATCAGCAGTCTTTATACGATTGAGGTGGAAACACAGGTGACATGTATGGATTGCACATTTATTCACAGATTGCCCAACTCATATTTCAGCCTTCCTCTGGTGATTCATGAAGGGGAAAACACCCTGGTAAACATCTAAAAGTGATGCATTCAAGTTACTTTACGTAATTTATGTACACTCTAATGTACATCTCACAATTTTCAGGAGAGCTGCATCAAATCTTTCTTCAAGAAACAAAAGCTGGAGGTCAGCGAGAAGTTTTTCTGTGACCGCtgtgaaaagaagcaaccatgtGCTTATGTACGTACTTTGTTTGCTTTATCATTAAGTTAGACGTGTAATCtaaaaaatgtaatctttaatTGTAGCATTTCtgacaatttaactttttttttatttccaattcAAATAGATTTTATTCAGATTTCTCACAGTTTGATGCAGaagttaattgtttttattttatgctgTATTTTATTATGCAGGAGCAGAAACTTGTCTCATTGCCTCAGATTCTGTGTGTCCACTTGAAAAGATTCAGAAATGAACATGGATTGATTAAGAAACTCGACAGCAAAGTCACCTTCCCTGAAACACTGAAGATGAGCGTGTTTGCTGCAGGACAATCAGAAAATGTATTTCAGTATATATTTAATGCATAGCTTATaatcttatattattttaatgcagCAGCAGGTTTAATTATCTTGTATGCTTGCTTTAGGCTGCATCTGATTCTCCTCAGGCTGATTACAGTCTGTTTGCAGTAATAGTTCATAAAGGATCTGCAGTGTCTGGTCATTATACCGCTTTCATCAGACAAACGCAGGACCAGATGTGGTATTATGCCAATGACAGCCGCGTGAATCAAGTAAGAGATCGAGACTATTGAGTCTTACATTCATTAAAAGGAGATCTAGTAGGCTCCTTTTTACAAAATCTAAAATAGTGTCCCTATAGTGTGTATGTgacatttcagctcaaaataccccacaaataatgctttataaCTCTTTGATTTTGCCTCTTTTCCTCTTTGCCTCTCTCAaagccccttttaggctttgatcataACTGTACCATTTTGTTGACTgtggctttaaattcaaatgaggttgtgctgttttcaaaagagggaagagctacaaatgcctatgtgtcagcatagtggcagattcaaaaacaagactaacgtcctttGCTAAGGaaggagagatcatcactaatgggcggggctttccccctctgatgacacgtacaaagggagaatgtcaatcaaagtgttttagCAGACTGTTTATATTAAGTGTGATgatagaaaacaaaaatgaatacatttttacctttagaagctggatatattcactgttgccacacaactgtttaatcctcttataaatgagatttttaatgaaTAGGACCCCTTTAAGACACTGAATATTGCCATTTTGtgtgttaattattttattcatttgttttaggCTACATGGAAGGATGTGCAGGACACATATAAAGGGTAATTCAGTTTTTCACATACACTGAcgggacactttattaggtacaccctgcTAGTGCTGGGTTAGACTTTTGTATACTTTTAAAGAGACTTTGGTTGGACTCACTTTTGCCTTCTTGAATATtgttgtggcatagatttaaagGCTAAGTTCATCTAAAAAAATgaaactattttattaacaattcaCTAATAATTCATGAATAATATGTcactccctcatcctccataggcaGCAAGGTTACAGAATTATTCAATAATCAGAAAGGTATAGCAAAAAACAGACCATATGCATTTAGTGGTTCAATCGGAATATTATCAAGTTGCGAGAATACTTTTACACAcatattaaatgaaaataattactttattccACAGTTTCTAAACTAAACTTATcccttaacattttttttcttttctttggaggATCTTCCAGTTTTTGATGATAATATTTGTGTACTGTTTTAGAAGAGAAACAGCCTACTTGCTTCTGTACAGAAAGAAGAGTTTGGATTCATCTGGATAACTGATGGGAAGGCTGCAGCCCTTGATGTTTTCCGCAAGCACTATGGCTTAGTTAATGCAAAAAAAGATTTCCGCCTTTCTATAAATTTTTGCCTTGTTTTCCTttgcaattatttaaacattCCAAAGATACATTTTCATGAGATTCAATATGACAGTATGCCTTGATTTCTGAAAAAAGAGTATcagaatgtatttaatttatgcttaaaacaagacaaaaagctaTTAAtgttgttaatttaaaaaaaagcttgaattaattttttttttcttacttcaCTGACAGAAAtgtaattgtcatttttaaaacgaCTTTTATTCTGTGGTGCTAAAAAGAATATTCCAAAATAGGACCAACATGTATTTTTATGTGTATAAATCTACAAGTGTTTGAGATATAAATCAGTTCatgatacatatattttttatgttaaaataggTTAACATAGGACGGCATTTTGTATAAGATTACACTATTTTGTCAGTACATATAATGTGCAGTTTATTGATattcttaaataaaaagtatgtTTTAAAGTATAACACTGTTTGTCGTCTATTTCTGAAAAgtcttattataaaaaataagaaataaaaaatgtaagctTAAAGTAGTTAAGTAATGATAATTTCCCAGaactgtgttgtggctggaagggcatcggctgcttAAAAACATATaccagagtagttggcggttcattccgcagtggtgaccgctgataaataagggactaagccgaagggcaattaatgaatgaaatacaaggtgacttttattttgaaaaaaaaacatcatggcTTTTAGTTTTTAATCCGTTCGCGCTCtcgacttttattttgtaaatctcCATAACATGGCGTTTTCCTCTCACGTCCTGTCAAGCTTGTCTGTTATGATCTTGTAGGTGAGTAAACATTGTCATAAATCATATTTCTCAAAGAAAACTTCACTATTTTAACATTACGTTAATACCATAGTAAGCCCACCTTTATCATATTGTTAACGTTTAAAGCTTGTTAATGCTATATAAAGACAAAGGTCAGTGTTTATTTTGTCTTAATTGTCACCTGCTATAACAGTAATCCCAAAATTAACCGTGGTTTTGGTATAGTAATTTTTAATGTTTACCGTAACCATAACCATTTGTGTAACCACGATTTTATTACAAATACCATGGCTAAACTTGGTTTTAACTTGTGGTTACAGTGCTTTAAATACATTACTAAGCCACATTTTTTGGTTTCTTTGTTTTAAGACAGTTTTGTTATGCTTTATTCTGTGTAACCTCATTAATGTTTGTTTTCAGGATCGAGATATTGAAGTTAAGATGACTAATCCACTGAGAGGAGAGGTTATCAGACTGTACAAAAATGTAAgtgtaatttcatatttttaatgttttacaatTTAGTGCACTGATACTGTATGGTTTTTATTTCGTATGtagcttatttattttaaatgtcagctAGCTTTCATTTCACATAGCACTGCATTACGTTCACAAATACAGaggatgtgaaaataataataatgactctTCATTGTTTTGGTCAATCATGTCTTTTCTGCAGCTTCTGTATCTTGGTCGGGAATATCCCAAAGGAACTGCATACTTTAGAGAGCGTCTGAAGACGGCTTTCATGAAGAACAAAGATGTCACAGACCCTGAGAAAATCCAAAAACTGATCGACCGCGGAGACTTTGTGATCAAAGAACTAGAGGCTCTCTATTATCTCAGGAAATACAGAGCCATGAAGAAACGCTATTATGAACCAGAGCATTAATCAACGATGAGTTCTCAGTCACATGTGCCAGATTAGAAGTATTTGAATGTTTGTGCTTGATGCGTTGCACTTACAAATTATTACTACTAGGACGTCCTAAAGAAGTCAagtattaattgaaaaaaaaaactgtcagatttgcatatttaaagggataattcacacaAAAACGAAATGTAATCATCTAcaggtggttccaaacctttatgaggtaCATTTATTGAATTTAAATGTTAGAAATTATGTATATTAATACAC
The Danio rerio strain Tuebingen ecotype United States chromosome 4, GRCz12tu, whole genome shotgun sequence genome window above contains:
- the usp18 gene encoding ubl carboxyl-terminal hydrolase 18 isoform X1 — protein: MGDYWSKMAYHRRYIRFSSWSSNRGYEVRGLFNDGLSCCVNALLQSFSATTELLDILNKWNPSDGIEQSNIPLQLRNTLLSVRDPSHPAPHKGFLDCLYRHAIRRYTQQDADEIFHMILNLSLKQMPDHELAQEISSLYTIEVETQVTCMDCTFIHRLPNSYFSLPLVIHEGENTLESCIKSFFKKQKLEVSEKFFCDRCEKKQPCAYEQKLVSLPQILCVHLKRFRNEHGLIKKLDSKVTFPETLKMSVFAAGQSENAASDSPQADYSLFAVIVHKGSAVSGHYTAFIRQTQDQMWYYANDSRVNQATWKDVQDTYKGRETAYLLLYRKKSLDSSG
- the usp18 gene encoding ubl carboxyl-terminal hydrolase 18 isoform X2, with protein sequence MILNLSLKQMPDHELAQEISSLYTIEVETQVTCMDCTFIHRLPNSYFSLPLVIHEGENTLESCIKSFFKKQKLEVSEKFFCDRCEKKQPCAYEQKLVSLPQILCVHLKRFRNEHGLIKKLDSKVTFPETLKMSVFAAGQSENAASDSPQADYSLFAVIVHKGSAVSGHYTAFIRQTQDQMWYYANDSRVNQATWKDVQDTYKGRETAYLLLYRKKSLDSSG
- the lyrm5a gene encoding LYR motif-containing protein 5A, producing MTNPLRGEVIRLYKNLLYLGREYPKGTAYFRERLKTAFMKNKDVTDPEKIQKLIDRGDFVIKELEALYYLRKYRAMKKRYYEPEH